In Terriglobia bacterium, a genomic segment contains:
- a CDS encoding TonB family protein — translation MSEAWKQWEGQVIHGNFRLTQYLGGSDRSAVFLTERGGGLPEKAAIKLIAAEPQDAELRLARWGLAAQLAHPNLIRIFEMGRCQLGEREMLYVVMEYAEENLAQILPERPLTAVETRQMLEAVLGVLGFLHGKGLVQGRLKPASIMATGDQLKISSDDLCKAGELNRSMDGPGVYDAPESQTTGKSPAGDMWSLGMTLAEVLSQHLPVWDRAQQGEPILPETLPAPFGDIARNCLRRDPQSRWTVADVVKRLQPATPPVPAAPPRRPAVASLRKPSPKRSYLIPAAGIVFALAMFYLGTKLFSRPSETERASAPALAEPKVSRKPEPRPATDAAAQSTKKNSEAPPASTGTPAPPAAIQTEVQEQKPVRHRVPGKIVQQAMPDISEKARGTIQGRLRVSVRVHVDPSGNVVGAELESPGPSTYFAGKSLQAAKRWEFEAPEVDGRKVASEWVLRFVFTSTETKVVPAQAVP, via the coding sequence ATGAGCGAGGCATGGAAACAGTGGGAAGGCCAGGTGATTCATGGGAATTTCCGCCTGACGCAGTATCTGGGAGGCTCCGACCGCAGCGCCGTGTTCCTAACGGAGCGAGGCGGGGGTCTGCCCGAGAAAGCCGCGATCAAACTGATTGCGGCGGAACCACAAGACGCAGAGCTCCGGCTCGCGCGGTGGGGGCTGGCCGCACAGCTTGCTCATCCAAATTTGATCCGCATCTTCGAAATGGGACGTTGTCAGCTCGGCGAAAGAGAAATGCTGTATGTGGTGATGGAGTACGCCGAAGAGAATCTCGCGCAGATTCTTCCAGAACGGCCGCTGACTGCGGTTGAAACAAGACAGATGCTCGAGGCCGTTCTGGGCGTGCTGGGTTTCCTGCACGGCAAAGGATTGGTGCAAGGCCGTCTGAAGCCCGCGAGCATCATGGCCACCGGCGATCAATTGAAAATCTCGAGCGACGATCTCTGCAAGGCGGGTGAGCTGAACAGGAGCATGGACGGGCCAGGCGTTTACGATGCACCGGAGAGTCAAACCACGGGGAAGTCGCCCGCCGGCGACATGTGGTCGCTGGGAATGACGCTGGCCGAAGTTCTGAGCCAGCATTTGCCGGTCTGGGACCGCGCGCAGCAGGGAGAGCCCATTCTGCCGGAAACACTGCCCGCGCCGTTCGGTGATATCGCGCGCAACTGTCTGCGCCGCGACCCGCAAAGCCGGTGGACTGTGGCTGACGTGGTGAAGCGACTGCAGCCCGCCACGCCGCCGGTTCCCGCCGCTCCGCCAAGACGGCCGGCAGTGGCCTCTTTGCGGAAGCCATCTCCGAAGCGCAGCTACCTGATTCCGGCAGCGGGAATTGTGTTCGCACTAGCTATGTTTTATCTCGGAACAAAACTATTCAGCCGCCCTTCTGAAACGGAACGCGCCTCGGCCCCCGCGCTCGCGGAGCCGAAAGTGAGCCGGAAACCGGAGCCGCGGCCGGCGACAGATGCGGCAGCGCAGTCCACGAAGAAAAACAGCGAGGCCCCGCCGGCTTCGACGGGAACTCCCGCTCCGCCCGCCGCGATTCAGACCGAGGTACAAGAGCAGAAGCCTGTCCGTCATCGTGTGCCCGGCAAAATCGTGCAACAAGCGATGCCGGATATATCCGAGAAGGCTCGCGGCACGATCCAGGGCAGGTTGCGAGTCAGCGTGAGAGTTCATGTCGATCCGTCCGGCAATGTGGTGGGAGCGGAATTGGAATCTCCCGGGCCGAGTACCTACTTTGCCGGCAAAAGCTTGCAAGCAGCGAAGCGCTGGGAATTTGAGGCGCCGGAGGTCGATGGGCGAAAGGTAGCGAGTGAATGGGTCCTGCGGTTCGTGTTTACGAGTACGGAAACGAAAGTCGTACCGGCGCAAGCCGTTCCCTAG
- a CDS encoding alanine--glyoxylate aminotransferase family protein has translation MTQNIGELNPPMRLMMTPGPSSIDARVYRALATPLVGHLDPYFRVVMDDTQQLLRQMFQTESRITFPLSASGSGGIEAAVLNPLEEGDEALICVNGVFSERMAIIAERTPARVTRVEAPYGRPVDPEDVRRAGKGKKVKIVGLAHGETSTGVLTNIDAFRKVADEFGAMLVVDTVATLAGAPLHVDRQRIDICFSGSQKALSAPPGMSPITVSPRAEEAIRARKSKVQSWYFDLSSAMNYWGKDRLYHHTPPISLIYALREAMRIVAEEGLEKRWERHRQNEHALTAGLEAMGIGLLVKNPADRLPTVTAVLVPDGIDEVKVRNQLLDEFNIETAGGFGPLKGKIWRVGLMGHVSQKGNVLLFLAAFEKILLENGYRASAGAGVAAAIKCYTEAETAAAVSR, from the coding sequence ATGACCCAAAACATCGGCGAACTGAATCCCCCCATGCGGTTGATGATGACTCCCGGACCCTCGTCCATAGATGCTCGCGTCTATCGCGCCCTGGCCACGCCCCTGGTCGGCCATCTGGACCCTTATTTCCGCGTGGTCATGGACGACACCCAGCAACTGCTGCGCCAGATGTTCCAGACCGAGAGCCGCATCACCTTTCCGCTCTCGGCCTCCGGCTCCGGCGGCATCGAGGCCGCCGTGCTCAATCCCCTGGAAGAGGGCGACGAAGCGCTGATTTGCGTGAACGGCGTCTTCTCCGAGCGCATGGCCATCATCGCCGAGCGCACTCCGGCGCGCGTCACCCGCGTCGAGGCGCCCTATGGCCGGCCGGTCGATCCCGAAGATGTGCGCCGTGCGGGCAAGGGCAAGAAGGTCAAGATTGTCGGCCTGGCGCACGGCGAAACTTCCACCGGCGTGCTCACCAACATTGACGCCTTCCGCAAGGTCGCCGATGAGTTCGGCGCCATGCTGGTCGTGGACACCGTGGCCACCCTCGCCGGCGCGCCGCTGCATGTGGACCGCCAGCGCATTGACATCTGCTTCAGCGGCTCGCAGAAGGCTCTCAGCGCGCCCCCGGGCATGTCCCCCATCACGGTGAGCCCCCGCGCCGAGGAAGCCATCCGCGCGCGCAAATCCAAGGTGCAGAGCTGGTATTTCGATCTCTCCTCGGCCATGAACTACTGGGGCAAGGACCGCCTCTATCACCACACCCCGCCCATCTCCCTCATCTATGCGCTGCGCGAAGCCATGCGCATCGTCGCCGAGGAAGGCCTGGAAAAGCGCTGGGAGCGCCACCGCCAGAATGAGCACGCGCTCACCGCCGGCCTGGAAGCCATGGGCATCGGCCTGCTCGTGAAGAATCCCGCCGACCGCCTGCCCACGGTCACCGCGGTGCTGGTCCCTGACGGCATTGATGAAGTGAAGGTGCGCAATCAATTGCTCGACGAATTCAATATCGAGACCGCCGGCGGCTTCGGCCCGCTCAAGGGCAAGATCTGGCGCGTCGGCCTGATGGGCCACGTCAGCCAGAAGGGCAATGTGCTGCTCTTCCTCGCGGCCTTCGAGAAGATATTGCTGGAAAACGGCTACCGCGCTTCCGCCGGCGCCGGCGTGGCCGCGGCCATCAAGTGCTATACCGAAGCGGAAACGGCCGCCGCCGTCAGCCGTTGA
- a CDS encoding MFS transporter: protein MNSSSTSLTAYQVRLLVVLSLINFVNFADRQVIVPLLPILREYLHVTDAQLGSLQTSLLVVLAIASVPFGFFADRISRTRIIAGGVAFWSLATIVGGLAPSFAMLLVARALVGVGEAAYAPAAQSLISGAFPRERRAWGQAIFAAGMLLGGASGLALGGLMGQIHGWRYAFFLVGLLGLIPGLSVLKLQEPPRVPRIEVVPFRQLLSVPAYLAMILAGVFITFSSMSLLTWGIDFAVSYKEFSLREAALYLAAIALFSLLLGVLTGGYVADRLQKRFAYGRIIAIAAAFLLAAPFVLLAIQSDEKWVVLTGLFIAEFFMSWYHGPVTAVIHDMMPQRAHATSIGVYMFVTQLVGAFGPQLVGKISDLRDLQVGLQVAVGVMVCGALLLFLVIYFIRRDGLHHPHLDAFRAEHDD from the coding sequence ATGAACTCCAGCTCCACTTCGCTCACAGCCTATCAGGTTCGCCTCCTGGTTGTACTTTCCTTGATCAATTTTGTGAATTTTGCCGACCGCCAGGTGATCGTGCCCCTGCTGCCCATCCTCCGCGAGTATCTCCACGTTACCGACGCGCAGCTCGGCTCCCTGCAGACCTCCCTGCTCGTCGTCCTGGCCATCGCCAGCGTGCCCTTCGGTTTTTTCGCCGACCGCATCAGCCGCACCCGCATCATCGCCGGCGGGGTGGCCTTCTGGAGCCTGGCCACCATCGTCGGCGGCCTCGCGCCCTCCTTCGCCATGCTCCTCGTGGCCCGCGCCCTGGTCGGTGTCGGAGAAGCCGCCTATGCCCCGGCCGCCCAATCCCTGATTTCCGGCGCCTTTCCCAGGGAACGCCGCGCCTGGGGCCAGGCCATCTTTGCCGCCGGCATGCTCCTCGGCGGCGCCTCCGGACTGGCCCTCGGCGGCCTCATGGGCCAGATTCACGGCTGGCGCTATGCCTTCTTCCTCGTCGGCCTGCTCGGCCTGATCCCCGGCCTCAGCGTGCTCAAGCTGCAGGAGCCGCCGCGCGTCCCGCGCATCGAAGTGGTGCCCTTCCGCCAGCTGCTCAGCGTGCCGGCCTACCTGGCCATGATTCTCGCCGGTGTGTTTATTACTTTTTCAAGTATGTCTCTGCTTACCTGGGGCATCGACTTCGCCGTCAGCTACAAGGAATTCAGCCTCCGCGAAGCCGCGCTCTATCTCGCCGCCATCGCCCTGTTTTCTCTGCTCCTCGGCGTTTTGACCGGCGGCTACGTCGCCGACCGCCTGCAGAAAAGATTCGCCTACGGACGCATCATCGCCATTGCCGCCGCTTTTTTGCTCGCGGCGCCCTTCGTCCTGCTGGCCATTCAGTCCGACGAAAAATGGGTTGTGCTCACCGGGCTGTTCATCGCGGAATTCTTCATGTCCTGGTACCACGGCCCGGTCACCGCGGTGATTCACGACATGATGCCGCAGCGCGCGCATGCCACCTCCATCGGGGTGTACATGTTCGTGACGCAACTGGTCGGAGCGTTCGGCCCGCAACTGGTGGGCAAGATTTCCGACCTGCGGGATCTGCAGGTGGGGCTGCAGGTGGCCGTGGGGGTAATGGTTTGCGGGGCGCTGCTGCTGTTTCTGGTGATCTACTTCATCCGGCGCGACGGCTTGCATCATCCGCATCTGGATGCGTTCCGCGCCGAGCACGACGATTGA
- a CDS encoding AI-2E family transporter, translating to MSTPESTAKNTSDRLATVLSYGGLLLLGYLVYRITEGFLVPLAWSAVLAIFFYPLHERLARRFSATTASLLSTLAVMLFLVAPSLVVLTLTAREALEASAAAQKLFLDPQTQLPAQVMSWLRHVLPAAWQQADLSGPLRQTAEKTASFLAGQLAALVRNVFTFLFSLFLLLFALFFLFRDGESIVRGVRGLLPFEDALQESVMRESRDLIFAGVAVGLLIAAVQGTLGGISFALVGFATPVFWGVLLTFLSLVPVVGSALVWVPAALWLGLTGHWGKALVVVAICGGIAGVVDNFLRPLLLRNRTQLNSLLLFIGVLGGLDAFGMLGLVIGPTIVAAALGVFRGYMQQREAGGA from the coding sequence ATGAGCACACCCGAATCCACGGCGAAGAATACGAGTGACCGGCTCGCCACGGTGCTGTCCTACGGCGGGCTGCTGCTGCTCGGCTACCTGGTGTACCGGATCACGGAGGGGTTTCTGGTGCCGCTGGCGTGGTCGGCGGTGCTGGCGATCTTTTTTTATCCGCTGCACGAGCGGCTGGCGAGGCGATTTTCCGCGACCACGGCATCGCTGCTGAGCACGCTGGCGGTGATGTTGTTCCTGGTGGCGCCGTCGCTGGTGGTGCTGACGCTGACGGCGCGGGAAGCGCTCGAAGCCTCGGCGGCGGCGCAGAAACTGTTCCTGGACCCGCAGACGCAGTTACCGGCGCAGGTGATGAGCTGGCTGCGGCACGTGCTGCCGGCCGCGTGGCAGCAGGCGGACCTTTCGGGGCCGCTGCGGCAAACGGCGGAGAAGACGGCGTCGTTTCTGGCCGGGCAACTGGCGGCGCTGGTGCGCAACGTCTTTACCTTCCTATTCAGTTTGTTCCTGCTGCTGTTCGCGCTGTTTTTTCTGTTTCGCGACGGGGAGAGCATCGTGCGCGGGGTGCGCGGCCTGCTGCCCTTTGAGGATGCGCTGCAGGAGAGCGTGATGCGGGAATCGCGCGACCTGATCTTCGCGGGGGTGGCCGTGGGGCTGCTGATTGCCGCGGTGCAGGGCACGCTGGGGGGAATCTCGTTTGCGCTGGTGGGATTCGCGACGCCGGTGTTCTGGGGCGTGCTGCTGACGTTTCTGTCGCTGGTGCCGGTGGTGGGCTCGGCGCTGGTGTGGGTGCCGGCGGCGTTGTGGCTGGGGCTGACGGGGCATTGGGGGAAGGCGCTGGTGGTAGTGGCGATCTGCGGGGGGATCGCCGGGGTGGTGGACAACTTCCTGCGGCCGCTGCTGCTGCGCAACCGCACGCAGCTGAATAGTCTGTTGCTGTTCATCGGGGTGCTGGGCGGGCTGGACGCCTTCGGGATGCTGGGGCTGGTGATCGGTCCGACGATCGTGGCGGCGGCGCTGGGCGTTTTCCGGGGCTACATGCAGCAGCGGGAGGCGGGCGGCGCGTGA
- a CDS encoding cytochrome c, producing the protein MRIRHTILLNALLLVACAAGAQQKPAVGRSAVTSRQEDQIPLPPTYVPSGRQMYKEYCAACHGADAKGHGPATPALNTPPPDLTTLAKRHGGRFPYDYVSNVLRFGIRIAAHGSPDMPTWGPIFGYLEHYNEVAVQRRIKNLCDYLASLQQKESVTPGTPLTK; encoded by the coding sequence ATGCGCATCCGCCACACCATTCTGTTGAATGCTTTGCTTCTCGTCGCCTGCGCCGCCGGCGCTCAACAGAAGCCGGCCGTCGGCCGCTCTGCGGTCACCAGTAGACAAGAGGATCAGATACCGCTTCCTCCCACCTATGTGCCATCCGGCAGGCAAATGTACAAAGAATATTGCGCCGCCTGTCACGGTGCCGACGCCAAAGGCCACGGCCCTGCCACTCCCGCGCTCAACACACCGCCGCCGGATCTGACCACTCTCGCCAAGCGGCATGGCGGCAGGTTTCCGTACGACTACGTCTCCAACGTCCTCCGTTTCGGAATCCGCATCGCCGCGCACGGCTCCCCGGATATGCCCACGTGGGGGCCTATCTTTGGCTACCTCGAACACTACAACGAAGTTGCCGTGCAGCGGCGCATCAAGAACCTCTGCGACTATCTGGCCTCTCTGCAGCAAAAAGAATCGGTGACGCCTGGCACACCCTTAACGAAATGA
- a CDS encoding energy transducer TonB, protein MLVIYQDEQGHRLFTITYQANVKGNGNSHRNIQPFYEGRFTRPVEPGEVFNLLGTNLQMTTRIPTKAEVSVIDIQVADMNITVGGVGTFQSDPILEQAPADYFQLATSPDSLPHDTLMKLSISPRGTVTNVDFASETEPRDPILTPVMNELRRWRFSPAIRDGFGISSHLFVLLRFRRTDEPPVLDCFIGQGDKYPTTFVIVTLEPVPSLKGRWRFFYDKYQVNGWKGPFLGQQMFESTPWTSKPE, encoded by the coding sequence ATGCTTGTAATTTACCAGGACGAACAAGGGCACCGGCTCTTTACGATAACCTACCAAGCAAATGTCAAAGGAAATGGCAACTCTCATAGGAACATTCAACCTTTTTATGAAGGCAGGTTCACGAGGCCGGTAGAGCCAGGTGAGGTTTTTAATCTTTTAGGAACAAACCTTCAAATGACGACGAGAATTCCGACGAAAGCTGAGGTGTCGGTGATAGACATCCAGGTCGCCGATATGAATATCACCGTTGGGGGGGTTGGCACTTTCCAGTCAGACCCTATTCTCGAACAAGCACCGGCGGACTACTTCCAGCTAGCAACTTCGCCGGATAGCTTGCCTCACGACACTCTCATGAAACTGAGTATCAGCCCGAGGGGTACTGTCACAAATGTGGATTTTGCTTCGGAAACGGAACCGCGAGACCCGATTCTTACACCTGTGATGAATGAGCTACGGAGATGGCGTTTTTCCCCCGCCATTCGCGATGGCTTTGGTATATCTTCCCACCTGTTCGTGCTTCTTCGCTTTCGCCGAACGGACGAACCTCCCGTGCTTGACTGCTTCATTGGACAGGGGGATAAGTATCCGACTACCTTCGTTATTGTGACGCTTGAGCCGGTCCCGAGTCTGAAGGGACGCTGGAGATTTTTCTACGACAAATACCAAGTGAATGGATGGAAGGGCCCGTTCTTGGGCCAACAGATGTTCGAGAGTACTCCGTGGACCTCCAAACCTGAGTAA
- a CDS encoding formate--tetrahydrofolate ligase → MSKALLPIQEIARKLGISDAYFEPIGHYGAKLKLELLSDAAFPRRGKLILVTATTPTASGEGKTVTSIGLTQGLERIGKKAVITSREPSLGPIFGMKGGAAGGGMSQIEPNQKINLHFHGDFHAVTTAHNLLAALLDAHLYHGNELGLDPEQISWPRTLDMNDRALRHIAVSVGGKREGAGRHTGFVIAAASEVMAILALAKSREDLRRRLEAIVVGVSRAGKRVSARDLGATGAMLALLNDALLPNLVQTSEGTPAMVHAGPFGNIAHGTSSVLAHEMGLRLADYVVNEAGFAADLGAEKYVDIVMRASGIAPAVAVLVTSVQSLRLQGEGDLERGFANLAKHVEILRRLGLPIVAAINHFPKDTPAELERIAGYCGELGVASARSEAFAKGGLGAVDLAEKVVETIAKNPNVTPRPIYALEERLTEKIQKVAQEVYGASGVSYSEEAERKLRQFSEWGCAGLPICIAKTQYSISDNPKLPGAPRDWTLHVTDASLSAGAGFVVVLAGNIMLMPGLGKVSRAAQIDVSSAGEILGV, encoded by the coding sequence ATGAGCAAAGCACTGCTGCCGATACAGGAAATTGCGCGCAAGCTGGGGATTTCGGACGCTTACTTTGAACCGATCGGGCATTACGGGGCGAAACTCAAGCTGGAGCTGCTCAGCGATGCGGCGTTTCCGCGGCGCGGGAAGCTGATCCTGGTGACGGCGACGACGCCGACGGCTTCGGGGGAAGGGAAGACGGTCACTTCGATCGGGCTAACACAGGGGCTGGAGAGAATCGGGAAGAAGGCGGTGATCACCTCGCGCGAGCCGTCGCTGGGGCCCATCTTCGGGATGAAGGGGGGAGCGGCGGGCGGAGGGATGTCGCAGATCGAACCCAACCAGAAGATCAATCTGCACTTTCACGGCGATTTCCACGCGGTCACCACGGCGCACAATCTGCTCGCCGCGCTCCTTGATGCGCATCTCTACCACGGCAACGAACTGGGGCTGGACCCCGAGCAGATCAGCTGGCCGCGCACGCTGGACATGAACGACCGCGCGCTGCGGCACATCGCCGTGAGCGTGGGCGGGAAAAGGGAAGGCGCGGGGCGGCACACCGGATTTGTGATCGCGGCGGCCTCCGAAGTGATGGCGATCCTGGCGCTGGCCAAGAGCCGCGAAGATCTGCGGCGGCGGCTGGAGGCGATCGTCGTAGGGGTTTCGCGTGCGGGGAAGCGGGTGAGCGCGCGGGATCTGGGCGCGACCGGGGCCATGCTGGCGCTGCTCAACGACGCGCTGCTGCCGAATCTGGTGCAGACCAGCGAAGGGACGCCGGCGATGGTACATGCCGGACCCTTTGGAAACATCGCGCATGGCACGAGCAGCGTGCTTGCGCATGAGATGGGGCTGCGCCTGGCGGATTATGTGGTGAATGAAGCGGGATTTGCGGCGGATCTGGGGGCGGAAAAGTACGTGGACATCGTGATGCGCGCGTCGGGGATCGCGCCGGCGGTGGCGGTGCTGGTGACTTCGGTGCAGAGCCTGCGGCTGCAGGGCGAAGGAGATCTGGAGCGGGGCTTCGCCAACTTGGCCAAACACGTGGAAATTCTGCGCCGCCTGGGGCTGCCCATCGTCGCGGCCATCAATCACTTTCCGAAGGACACGCCGGCGGAGCTGGAGCGCATCGCCGGGTATTGCGGGGAGTTGGGAGTGGCCAGCGCGAGGAGCGAGGCGTTCGCCAAGGGCGGGTTGGGCGCAGTGGATTTGGCCGAGAAGGTCGTGGAGACAATCGCCAAGAACCCCAACGTAACACCGCGGCCCATCTATGCGCTCGAAGAGAGGCTCACGGAGAAGATTCAGAAAGTGGCGCAGGAGGTTTATGGGGCCAGCGGGGTGTCCTACAGCGAGGAAGCCGAGAGGAAGCTGCGGCAGTTCAGCGAGTGGGGCTGCGCGGGGCTGCCCATCTGTATAGCCAAGACGCAGTACTCGATCTCCGATAACCCGAAGCTTCCCGGAGCGCCGCGGGATTGGACGCTGCACGTCACCGACGCCTCGCTCTCGGCTGGGGCGGGGTTCGTGGTGGTGCTGGCCGGGAACATCATGCTCATGCCGGGGCTGGGGAAGGTTTCGCGGGCCGCGCAGATCGACGTGTCGTCTGCGGGAGAGATCCTGGGGGTGTGA
- a CDS encoding AAA family ATPase yields the protein MGNKPASIPGGLPAEKLRWRCDPARLPFETTAQAELREGFIGQERALRALKMGVELTAPGYNVFVCGLAGTSRGGTIARMIREVHPESKPSLDRCYVNNFKSADRPRLLSLPRGQANSFKKDMQAGVDFLRRRIPQVFEGEPFQRQKARIVERFTVREKDLMDDFTRRIAREQFALGHMQVGAVALPEIFPVLDGQMVPIEDIAKMVHEGKLEAGAAEGIERKYEQFRQEFTVVYRKTLTLSRELASELSYLEQEAASVLLDGFIEELKEKYPGDGVIDYLEEVRHHLLDNLEPFKEREGEQEESGEAVEGLLKPAGPERDPFRMYGVNVILAHNDEKESPVIFETMPTYANLFGTIQRAYDARGGWSSDFMDLRAGSLLRADGGFLIMYAVEALSETGVWRALKRTLNHNRLEIQPLEMFFPFGGSALKPEPVDLNVKVILIGDRQMYELLYEYEEDFQKIFKVRVEFDEEMRMSDGVIAEYAGRLRALCEQEGLLPFDRGAFAAMLEYGVRRAGRRNKVTARFIDIADLAREASYAARGASAAQVRADHVRSALDLKVERHNLIETRIREMIDEGTLLIDVAGARSGQVNGLSVLEIGGYSFGKPVRITASAAMGKAGLINIEREANLSGRFHDKGMQIISGYIRSRFAQDKPLSLAASICFEQSYAGVDGDSASITEIYALLSALSELPLRQDMAVTGSVNQQGDVQAIGGVNEKIEGFYDVCRIKGLTGTQGVIIPAENVEDLMLREDLLEAVGAGKFHIYPVAKVEEGLEILSGVAAGKLGSDGKYEAGTVFALADERLTKMAQTLKEFE from the coding sequence ATGGGCAACAAACCAGCATCGATACCCGGGGGGCTGCCAGCGGAGAAGTTGCGCTGGCGGTGCGATCCGGCGCGGCTGCCGTTTGAGACGACGGCGCAGGCGGAGCTGCGCGAAGGATTCATCGGGCAGGAGCGCGCGCTGCGGGCGCTGAAGATGGGCGTGGAGCTGACGGCGCCGGGCTACAACGTGTTCGTGTGCGGGCTGGCGGGAACGAGCCGCGGAGGCACGATCGCGCGGATGATCCGGGAGGTGCACCCGGAAAGCAAACCCTCGCTGGACCGCTGCTACGTGAACAACTTCAAGAGCGCGGACCGGCCGCGGCTGCTGTCGCTGCCGCGCGGGCAGGCCAATTCCTTCAAGAAGGACATGCAGGCGGGGGTGGATTTTCTGCGGCGGCGGATACCGCAGGTGTTCGAGGGGGAGCCGTTCCAGAGGCAGAAGGCGCGCATTGTGGAGCGGTTTACGGTGCGCGAGAAAGATTTGATGGACGACTTCACGCGGCGCATCGCGCGGGAGCAGTTCGCGCTGGGGCACATGCAGGTGGGGGCGGTGGCGCTGCCGGAGATTTTCCCGGTGCTGGACGGGCAGATGGTGCCCATCGAGGACATCGCCAAGATGGTGCACGAGGGCAAGCTGGAGGCGGGAGCGGCGGAAGGAATCGAGCGGAAGTACGAGCAATTCCGGCAGGAATTCACGGTGGTGTACCGGAAGACGCTGACGCTTTCGCGGGAGCTGGCCAGCGAGCTGAGCTACCTGGAGCAGGAAGCGGCGTCGGTGCTGCTGGACGGGTTCATCGAGGAGTTGAAGGAGAAATATCCGGGCGACGGGGTGATTGATTACCTGGAAGAGGTGCGGCACCACCTGCTGGACAATCTGGAGCCGTTCAAAGAACGCGAGGGCGAGCAGGAGGAGAGCGGGGAGGCGGTGGAAGGGCTGTTGAAGCCGGCGGGGCCGGAGCGCGATCCCTTCCGGATGTACGGCGTGAACGTGATCCTGGCGCACAACGACGAGAAAGAATCGCCGGTGATCTTCGAGACCATGCCGACGTACGCGAACCTGTTCGGGACGATCCAGCGGGCCTATGACGCGCGCGGGGGGTGGAGCAGCGACTTCATGGACCTGCGGGCTGGATCGCTGCTGCGGGCGGACGGCGGCTTCCTGATCATGTACGCGGTGGAAGCGCTGTCGGAGACCGGGGTGTGGCGGGCGCTGAAGCGCACGCTGAACCACAACCGGCTGGAGATTCAGCCGCTGGAGATGTTCTTTCCGTTCGGGGGAAGCGCGCTGAAGCCGGAGCCGGTGGACCTGAACGTGAAGGTGATCCTCATCGGGGACCGGCAGATGTACGAGCTGCTCTACGAGTACGAGGAAGATTTCCAGAAGATTTTCAAGGTGCGCGTGGAATTCGACGAAGAGATGCGCATGAGCGACGGGGTGATCGCGGAATACGCGGGGCGGCTGCGGGCGCTGTGCGAGCAGGAAGGGCTGCTGCCATTCGATCGCGGGGCGTTCGCGGCGATGCTGGAATACGGGGTGCGGCGGGCGGGGCGGCGCAACAAGGTGACCGCGCGGTTTATAGACATTGCGGACCTGGCGCGGGAGGCGTCGTACGCGGCGCGGGGCGCGAGCGCGGCGCAGGTGCGCGCGGATCACGTGCGCAGCGCGCTGGATCTGAAGGTGGAGCGGCACAACCTGATCGAGACGCGCATCCGGGAGATGATCGACGAAGGCACGCTGCTGATCGATGTGGCGGGAGCGCGCAGCGGGCAGGTGAACGGGCTGAGCGTGCTGGAGATCGGCGGGTATTCGTTTGGCAAGCCGGTGCGCATTACGGCGTCGGCGGCGATGGGCAAGGCCGGGCTGATCAACATCGAGCGCGAAGCCAATTTGAGCGGGCGCTTCCACGACAAGGGCATGCAAATCATCTCCGGGTACATCCGCAGCCGGTTCGCGCAGGACAAGCCGCTTTCGCTGGCGGCGAGCATCTGTTTCGAGCAGTCGTATGCGGGGGTGGACGGGGACAGCGCCAGCATCACGGAGATCTACGCGCTGCTCTCGGCGCTTTCCGAGCTGCCGCTGCGCCAGGACATGGCGGTGACCGGGTCGGTGAACCAGCAGGGCGACGTGCAGGCCATCGGCGGGGTGAACGAAAAGATCGAAGGGTTTTACGACGTGTGCCGGATCAAGGGGCTGACGGGGACGCAGGGCGTGATCATACCGGCGGAGAACGTGGAAGACCTGATGCTGCGCGAGGATTTGCTGGAGGCTGTGGGCGCCGGAAAATTCCACATCTATCCGGTGGCCAAGGTGGAAGAGGGGCTGGAGATTTTGTCAGGCGTGGCGGCGGGAAAACTGGGAAGCGACGGCAAGTACGAAGCGGGCACGGTGTTTGCGCTGGCAGACGAGCGGCTGACGAAGATGGCGCAAACGCTGAAAGAGTTTGAGTAG